The genomic DNA CGATCTGTTCCGCCGTCAGAGCAAACGTCTCTTCATGGAACGCCAGGGGATCCAACGGCACATCGCTGGATGCCTCGGTCGCTTCGCCCGCTCCGCTGGTTTGGGAAACATTGGCCGATTCCAACAACTGACGCAGCACAACTTTGGAGAAGTCTTTGATGCTCGAACCACCCAGCACACTTCCCATCGCCAGCGTGACGCCCAATTCGGTCTCGATCCGATTCATCAGATCGATCGCCATCAGCGAATCGAGTCCTAGCGTGGTCAACGACGCTTCGCGATCGACTTGAGCGGCTTCGATTCCAAACACGTCGGCAACTTGGTCGGCGATTAAGTGCTCGACCAAACCGATCTGTTCTTGAGGCGAAGCGGCGATGATCCGCGGTCCCAGCATGCCACCGGCACCGCTGTCGCGTTGGTCTCCGATCACATCGGCGAACATCGGGGCGTTGGCAACCATTGGGCTGAAGCGAGCCAGCGCCGACCAGTCGGCGCGGCAGGCTCCCAATTGCACCGGATTTCGCGACAGCATCTGGCGATAGACGCGAAACGCTTCGTCCATGCTGAACGCTTTCATGCCGATCTTGTCCAGATACTGAGCTGTCTTTTCGTTGCGGTCGACAAATCCAGCTCCCGACAACGCGGTCCAGTTGTAGGTCAGCGCGGGCAATCCCTGCGACTTGCGGTAGTGGGCCAGCGCGTCCAAGAAACAGTTGCCGGCGTTGTAGTTCGCTTGCTTCGCACCCCCAACGACATTCGAGAAGGAGGAGAAGCAAACAAAATGTTCCAGCGGGGCATCGAGTGTCGCTTGATGTAGGTTCCATGCTCCCAGCAGTTTGGGATCCATGACCTTGTTGAAACGTTGATCGTTGAGTTCGACGATAAATTCATCGTCCAGCACCATCGCGCTGTGAATCACTCCTCGCAGCGGAGGCAGTGTTGCGGTGATCTCATCGACGACGCGACGCACGTCATCGGGACAGGTTACGTCGCCGCGCGCGTCGACGACGTTGATGCCCGACGCTCGCAATCGTTCGATTTCGGCAATCGCCGCTTCGTCGCGTGCCCCACTGCGACTCATCAGGACCAGATGCCGGGCCCCATGTCTCGCCATAAACTTCGCGTGTTCCAAGCCAAACCCACTCGCACCACCGACGATCAGGTAACTGGCGTCTTCGCGGAACAGATGAGCGTCTTCGGTGCACGGGCCGATCTCCAATCGATCGACTTCAAACGAAAGGACGTTTTTGCCGATGTGTTTTCCTTGCGCCATGTAGCGGAAGGCGTCGACGACTTCGTTAATCGGGAAAACCGTGTGGGGCAACGGGCGGAAGTCGCCAGCTTCAAAGCGTTCGGACAACTCTGCAAACAGCGACGCGATAAACGACGGCCGATGTTCCAGATGCTGCGCCAGGTCGATCACAAAGTAGGAGATATTATTCCGCAACGCCTCCAGCCCGATCTTGGAATTGCCGTAGACATCGATCTTACCGATCTCCAGGAAGCGCCCAAACGGTGCCAGCACGGAGAAGTTCTTCGGAATGAAGTCGCCCGCCAAGGAATTCAAGACCGCGTCGACGCCGCGGCCGTTGGTGATCGCCATGACTTCGTCGGCAAAGTCCAACGAACGGGAATCCATCACGTGCGGAACGCCCATGTCGCGTAACAGTTGCCGTTTTTCGGGCGTCCCGGCGGTTGCAAAGATCTCCAGGCCAAGGTGTTGAGCAATTTGAATCGCTGCTTGCCCCACACCGCCGGTGCCGGCATGGATCAAGATGCTTTCACCCGCTTGCATATGAGCCAGTCCGCAGATCGCGTATTGAGCTGTCAGGAAGACGGTCGAGAGGGTCGCTGCTTCCTGGAACGAAAGATGATCGGGCATCTTGAAGCACAAGCGGCGATCGATCGTGGTGAACGAGCGGAAGGAATAGGGAGCCATTCCGGCCACCGAATCGCCCACTTTTAGATCGGTCACGCCATCGCCAACGCGAGTGACGGTTCCCGCGAAATCATCGCCAAACCACAGCAGGTCGATCGGGTTGCCGGGATACATTCCCAACGCCTTCATCACGTCGCGGAAGTTGATTCCGCCCGCTTTGACTTCGATCTCGATTTCGCCAGCGGCAGGTTCGCGGCGGCTGGTTTCGTTCAACGATAGATTCGTCAGGATGCCGGGCTTTTCGGTTTGCAGGCGGTAGGCAGCTTTGCCCGCGTCGCTGAACGCATCGCGAGTTCGATTGGCCAGTTGATCCAACGGTACGCGAGCCAAGCGATTGACGTAACGGACGCCGTCGCGATAGGCAACTTCCAGTTCGTCGTTGCCCGACAACACCTCTTGCAACAACCGATCGTGTTCGGTCGATGTAGCGACAGCATCCAGGTCGATGACGGTCCAACGGAACCCTGGGTGTTCGTTGTTGGCAACGCGTGCGAAACCAACGATCGGGGAGGAGGCAAGTTGTGGACAGCTATCGGTTTCGAGAACGCTTTGGGCACCGCGAGTCACAAATCGGACGCGTGGTGGTTGAGCGAACGGACGTCCTTCCAACAGATGGACCAACCGCAACGCATGCAGCGATCCGGTCGCCTGGGCATTGGCCAGATCATCAGCCTGCAATCGTTCGGTTGTGCAATGATCCAAAGACCAACAGTGGACGATTCCCGCCAACGCGTCGACCTGGACTTCGGTGTCGGCCATGATCCGGCGCAAGTCGTCGACCGATTCGGGATCGATCGTGAATCGATCCTTGCCCTCCTTGCTGAACGTGTCCCCAACGCGAACCGAGACCGCTTGATGGCCTTGTGCGGCCAGCGTTTCGCAAAGCTTCTCGCCAACGCCCTGCTGATCGATGAAGACCAGATAGGTCGCTGGTTCGGAAGTGTCGGGCGATGTGGTGTCCGCAGTATCGGCGACTTCGGGCGCAGATTCGGCTTCGGTCACTTCGGGCGCATCCGCCGCGTTGTCGCCCGAATCTTCGGGCTGCCAGCGGAACTGATAATAGCCGTTTTCGATCGCGTCGGGCGACTTCTTTTGCTCCACCAGATCGGCGCGGAAGCCTAAGATGTCGGCGATCCGATTCCCCTGGTCGTCGTAGACAAAGATGTCGGCGTGCAAGCTCTTGCCATCATCGGCGATCTGTTTGGCGTGCGCCCAGAAACGTGTCGGTGGATTTTCGCAGTACATCCGCACGCGACCGATAAATTCGGGCAGGTAGAAGTAATCGGCGGCCTGTTTTTCGGGAGAGATCGTTTGGACGCCTTTGAAGATGTGGAAACAGGCGTCCAAGACTGCGGGATGGATATGGTATTGGTCGACGGTCCGTTCGATCCCCGCCGGCACGATGACTTCGGCCAACGCTTCGCCGGTATCGCGCCAAACGTGATGGATGTGGCGGAACAGCGGCCCAAATTCGTAACCGGCTTCGGCGAATTCACCATAATATTGTTCGTGTTCCATTTGGTCGGGCAAGGCCGCACGGATCTGCTGCAGATCGACAGCCGCCGGTTGCGGTGCCGCCAGCAAGGTCAGTCGGCCTTCGGCGTGCAGTTTCCAATCATCGCGTCGGCCCGTGGAACTGTAGACGCCGTAGCTGCGATCCTTTTCGTGGAAGACAACGCGAACACGTGGAATCCGATCGGCGGAGATAAACATCGCATCTTTGATGTCGACGTTTTCGACGACATACGCCTCGTCGGGGAACAGATGCCGAGCCAACGCCAGACCGATCTCGCAATAGCCCGCGCCGGGGAATACCACTGAACCCCAAAATGAATGGTCCGAGAGGTAGTCGAAGACGGCTAGGTCCAGCGCCGATTCCCAGGTCGGTTCGGGCGCGATCACGCGGCGTCCCAACAGCGGATGGACGTCGGGCTGTAACCACAACAGATTCATATCGTCGGGGCTGAGCCAATTGCGTTGGTGATGCCACGGGTAGCGGGGCAATTTGACCAAGTGCCCCGGCGTTTGGTTGACCGCGGCCCAATCGATCTCGATTCCAGAGCAGTGCAGCCCGGCGACGTTGCTCAGCAGATGTTCCGATTCATCGGTGTTGCGGCTCAACGAATGATAGATCGTTCCCTGTTTGCCTTGGTCGGCGAAACATTGATTGATCGAACTGAGCAGTGCTGGATGTGGTCCGATTTCCAGGAACGCTTCGGAACCGGCGGCGATCAGATGCTGGATCGCGGTGCTGAAGAGGACTGGATAGCGGACGTTCCGCCACCAATATTCTGCATCCATCAACTCGCCGGCCAATTCGCTGGCGGTGACGGTTGAAACCAGCGGAATCTGCGCAGGCCGCGGCTGGATATCGGCTAACGATTCCAGCAGTTCCGCGCGGATTGGTTCCATCTGATGCGTATGGAAAGCGTAATTGACTCGCAACCAACGCATGAACGTCCCCGATTGCTCAAGCTCTTGAGCGATCGTTTCCAACGGCTCGGTGTCGCCGGCCAGCGTGACGAGATTGGAACTGTTGATCGCCGCGACTTGAACGCGATCGTATCGATCGCCGATCCGCTGTCGCGCCTCGGCTGCCGAGAGCCCAACGGCCAGCATCCGGCCGGTTCCCCCCGTCGTGTCTTGCAAGCGGCTGCGGTGGTAGATCACCTTGACCGCATCGGCAAGGCTGTAGACGCCGGCACAATAGGCGGCGGCAACTTCACCAACGCTGTGCCCGACCACCTTCGATGGCGTTACGCCCCAAGACTTCCAGAGTTCCACTAGCGCGACTTGCAACGCAAAGATCGCGGGCTGAGCGATCGCGGTTTGATTGATCTTCGAATCGGCTTCGTCCCGCTGCATCTCGGTCAGCAACGACCAACCGGCCAGCGGTTGCAACAGCGCATCGATGCGTTGGATCGTCGCCCGGAAGTGCGGTTCGCGGTCGAGCAGCTGGCGCCCCATGCCCCACCACTGCGCACCTTGTCCGGTAAATACAAAAACGGGTTTGTCGTGAGGCCCGGTTGTTTTTTCGTGGACAAATCCAGTAGCCCCACGCGGATCATCCAACCAGGATCGCATGCGATCTTGCATCGTTTTGCTGTCGGCAGCGGTGAAGACCAAGCGGTCGTGATGCTGTTCCTTGCGGCTGCCCGCGGAGTAGCAAACGTCCTCCAACGGTAGCGACGGATCGTCTAACAGATCGATGAAGGATGCGACGTAGCTTTTCAACGCCACCTCATCGCGAGCCGAGATCGGCAACAAGCAAGGTCGATCGGCCAAGACTGTTGTCGCACGGCTGGCAGCTCCATTGGTCGCACCGTTTGCCGCGTCATGAGTCGCGCCGTTGCTCGATCCGTTTTTCTCGTGTCCATTGGAATGCGAATGCAGTTGCTGACGAGGCGCGGTGCGAGCCAGCGATGGCTTGGCCGGCGGCGGAGCGGCTTCCAAGACGACGTGCGAATTTGTACCACCAAACCCAAACGAATTGACAGCCGCGACGGGCAGTTGCGAATCGTAATGTGGCAGCGGTTGCAGATGTGTCGCGACTTGCAGTTGTAATTTGTCGAAGGGGATGTTGGGGTTGGGCGTTTCAAAATTCTGATTCGGCGGCACTTGGTCCTTATGCAAGACCAACGCAGCTTTGATCAGACCGGCGATCCCCGAACCAGCTTCCAAGTGCCCGATGTTCGTTTTTACCGACCCCAGCAGGCAGGGTTGGTCGGCGGGGCGGCCTTTCGACAAAACGTTGCCCAATGCCGTCAGTTCGATCGGATCTCCGACCGAGGTTCCGGTTCCATGAGCTTCCATGTAAGCGACGCGATTTGGGGCGAGACCGGCTTCGCTGTAGGCCTGACGCAACATCTCCGACTGGCCATCGACTCCAGGAACCGTCATCGACGACGTGTGCCCGTCTTGGTTGACTACGGCACCACGAATCACCGCGTAAACCGAATCGCCGTCGGCGATCGCTTGGCGGAGCGGTTTGATATAGACCATGCCTGCCCCTTCGCCACGGACGTACCCATTGGCACGGGCATCAAACGCAAAACATTGTCCATCGGGGGAGAGCATCGATGCGCGGCTGAAGCCCATCGTGGCGTGAGGCGTGATGATCGAATTAACACCGCCGGCCAACGCGCCGGTCGATTTTCCCGCCCAGATGCTCTCACAGGCCAGGCTGACCGCGACCAACGCCGACGAACAGGCGGTGTCGACCGAGACGCTAGGGCCCTTGAGATCCAAAAGGTAGGAGACGCGATTCGATGCGATGCTCAACGTGCAACCGCTGTTGGTATGCACGTCGGCACTCACGTCTTCGGACATTTGAATGCTGGCGAAATCGTGGCTCGCCACGCCAACAAAGACGCTCGTTTGGGATCCCTTCAGTTTCCCTGGGGCGATTCCCGAATCCTCGATCGCTTCCCATGCCGTCTCCAACAGCCAACGTTGTTGTGGATCCATTCGCGATGCTTCGCGCGGCGAGACGCCCCAGAACAGCGGATCGAAGTTCTCGATCCCATCGATAAATCCACCCCAGCGGGTAACCATCCGATTGGCGACATCGTTCTTCTGGTGGTAGTAGTGTTCGCGATCCCAGCGCGTCTCGGGGACCTCGACAATTCCCGAACGCCGCTCGGCGATCAAACTCCAGAAGCTTTCAACATCGACAACCCCACCAGGCAACCGACAACCAATGCCTACGATTGCTAGTGGTTCACCTTGATGAGAGTTGACCGTGGAATCAGCATTCATATCTAAA from Rosistilla oblonga includes the following:
- a CDS encoding type I polyketide synthase — encoded protein: MNADSTVNSHQGEPLAIVGIGCRLPGGVVDVESFWSLIAERRSGIVEVPETRWDREHYYHQKNDVANRMVTRWGGFIDGIENFDPLFWGVSPREASRMDPQQRWLLETAWEAIEDSGIAPGKLKGSQTSVFVGVASHDFASIQMSEDVSADVHTNSGCTLSIASNRVSYLLDLKGPSVSVDTACSSALVAVSLACESIWAGKSTGALAGGVNSIITPHATMGFSRASMLSPDGQCFAFDARANGYVRGEGAGMVYIKPLRQAIADGDSVYAVIRGAVVNQDGHTSSMTVPGVDGQSEMLRQAYSEAGLAPNRVAYMEAHGTGTSVGDPIELTALGNVLSKGRPADQPCLLGSVKTNIGHLEAGSGIAGLIKAALVLHKDQVPPNQNFETPNPNIPFDKLQLQVATHLQPLPHYDSQLPVAAVNSFGFGGTNSHVVLEAAPPPAKPSLARTAPRQQLHSHSNGHEKNGSSNGATHDAANGATNGAASRATTVLADRPCLLPISARDEVALKSYVASFIDLLDDPSLPLEDVCYSAGSRKEQHHDRLVFTAADSKTMQDRMRSWLDDPRGATGFVHEKTTGPHDKPVFVFTGQGAQWWGMGRQLLDREPHFRATIQRIDALLQPLAGWSLLTEMQRDEADSKINQTAIAQPAIFALQVALVELWKSWGVTPSKVVGHSVGEVAAAYCAGVYSLADAVKVIYHRSRLQDTTGGTGRMLAVGLSAAEARQRIGDRYDRVQVAAINSSNLVTLAGDTEPLETIAQELEQSGTFMRWLRVNYAFHTHQMEPIRAELLESLADIQPRPAQIPLVSTVTASELAGELMDAEYWWRNVRYPVLFSTAIQHLIAAGSEAFLEIGPHPALLSSINQCFADQGKQGTIYHSLSRNTDESEHLLSNVAGLHCSGIEIDWAAVNQTPGHLVKLPRYPWHHQRNWLSPDDMNLLWLQPDVHPLLGRRVIAPEPTWESALDLAVFDYLSDHSFWGSVVFPGAGYCEIGLALARHLFPDEAYVVENVDIKDAMFISADRIPRVRVVFHEKDRSYGVYSSTGRRDDWKLHAEGRLTLLAAPQPAAVDLQQIRAALPDQMEHEQYYGEFAEAGYEFGPLFRHIHHVWRDTGEALAEVIVPAGIERTVDQYHIHPAVLDACFHIFKGVQTISPEKQAADYFYLPEFIGRVRMYCENPPTRFWAHAKQIADDGKSLHADIFVYDDQGNRIADILGFRADLVEQKKSPDAIENGYYQFRWQPEDSGDNAADAPEVTEAESAPEVADTADTTSPDTSEPATYLVFIDQQGVGEKLCETLAAQGHQAVSVRVGDTFSKEGKDRFTIDPESVDDLRRIMADTEVQVDALAGIVHCWSLDHCTTERLQADDLANAQATGSLHALRLVHLLEGRPFAQPPRVRFVTRGAQSVLETDSCPQLASSPIVGFARVANNEHPGFRWTVIDLDAVATSTEHDRLLQEVLSGNDELEVAYRDGVRYVNRLARVPLDQLANRTRDAFSDAGKAAYRLQTEKPGILTNLSLNETSRREPAAGEIEIEVKAGGINFRDVMKALGMYPGNPIDLLWFGDDFAGTVTRVGDGVTDLKVGDSVAGMAPYSFRSFTTIDRRLCFKMPDHLSFQEAATLSTVFLTAQYAICGLAHMQAGESILIHAGTGGVGQAAIQIAQHLGLEIFATAGTPEKRQLLRDMGVPHVMDSRSLDFADEVMAITNGRGVDAVLNSLAGDFIPKNFSVLAPFGRFLEIGKIDVYGNSKIGLEALRNNISYFVIDLAQHLEHRPSFIASLFAELSERFEAGDFRPLPHTVFPINEVVDAFRYMAQGKHIGKNVLSFEVDRLEIGPCTEDAHLFREDASYLIVGGASGFGLEHAKFMARHGARHLVLMSRSGARDEAAIAEIERLRASGINVVDARGDVTCPDDVRRVVDEITATLPPLRGVIHSAMVLDDEFIVELNDQRFNKVMDPKLLGAWNLHQATLDAPLEHFVCFSSFSNVVGGAKQANYNAGNCFLDALAHYRKSQGLPALTYNWTALSGAGFVDRNEKTAQYLDKIGMKAFSMDEAFRVYRQMLSRNPVQLGACRADWSALARFSPMVANAPMFADVIGDQRDSGAGGMLGPRIIAASPQEQIGLVEHLIADQVADVFGIEAAQVDREASLTTLGLDSLMAIDLMNRIETELGVTLAMGSVLGGSSIKDFSKVVLRQLLESANVSQTSGAGEATEASSDVPLDPLAFHEETFALTAEQIAALQPMDDIATQHVVSIAKVSCRLDLNDMLYAFEHLRQRHPMLRASFHTQDGRLVQSYADSGDAARCVKLHEAPAANELSQRLKECVDRPFDLHSGPCVRIDLVPVQRHETVVIVTAHQAVADSQSLTIVLQELLANYSLQQRGEAMLSSPMKVTFEDFAAWQTKWLSGDHAQQLQKHWSTTLKDAPWDFELPADYDRSDLSSRHATKRFALSADLSQQLVTLAAQQDVPQERVLLTAFQILLHRRANRSDIVLEHAMHGRRQPELRRLVGPLATTVPVRSQTGDDPTFLELLARNQSALAAASEHSPVSLTQLQQDAGLESVASSLAVGIAMSEIPGEDTAALAAMGLGVAGVTANVDRVSLQSIDFEHAQSTNAICLHLQIANGTLIGAWEYDAAKYDPATIAGLQDLFSQLLEEVACHPDRRVADFTCFAAANADTENADATQAKAKLLSRAGREAFDVDFAKEAMLDPAIAPPPGARYEFCRPHAVLLTGATGFVGAFVLEQLVLQTDAKIYCLVRAKDLARGRQRLLDNLRKYELSVPDFDKRVVPVCGDFSKPLLGLSQSQFDELAKSVDSIYHNGADVNLGAPYAQLKNTNVLGTQEVLRLAAQTRLKPVHFVSTFTVMASEATRGETVDENDPLPAPESLLHGYSQSKWVSETMIRQAQERGIPAAIYRPGHVTGHSETGASNIDDLLHTIMLTCWRMGSAPLRSGELDMTPVDYVANAIVGISLQNESLGGVFHLTNPNPLNYRYLVEWMQRDGTGIRPVPYDQWRSELLALTARVPMETMQTLVKTMVPDAADNNGVAPALHPKYDCRITLRLLSQLDIRCAEVDARLLNLYLECLKRTGAFPTLESDSANTANSVQ